Below is a genomic region from Telmatobacter sp. DSM 110680.
GCCGCAACCTGCACCCGCCACGCTGGGCCGACATCGCACTTCGGAGCCTGAAATATGTGCTGCTCGGCCTGTTCGTCGCGGTCATCGCCGCCATGTCCGCCTCAGCGCTTGAAGACTTCATGGCGACGCCGTACGGCATTGTAGCCGATGTCAAGATGCTGAACTTCTTCCGCGACATCGGAATCACTGCCGCCGTCGTCATCGGCCTCCTCGTGTTGCTCTCAACGCTGGTGCAGAATTTTTGGTGCCGTTATCTTTGTCCCTACGGCGCCCTCATGGGATTAGCTTCGCTGCTCAGCCTTGTCAAGATCCGGCGCGATCAGGAAGCCTGCGTCGATTGCGGCAAGTGCGCCAAGGCGTGCCCCGCCGGAATCGCGGTAGACAAGCTCGTCCAAGTTCGCACCGTCGAATGCACCGCATGCATGGAGTGCGTGGCCGTCTGCTCCGCGCAGAATGCGCTGCAACTGGCGCTTCCACCGCGAAAGGCTAGCACGCCGGCAGAGCGCTGGCGACGACGCGTGCTTACTCCGCTAACCGTTTGCGGAGTGCTCGCGTACATCTTCTTCGGCCTGGTTCTCTTCGCCCGCACCACCAATCACTGGAAGACCGACCTGCCAAGATCGGTCTACATGCAGTTGGTGCCTCGCGCCAATCAGCTGACGCACCCCGGCATGTAGGTCGGCGCTCAGAGCGTGGGTTCGGAGCGAAAGGATTAGAATGCTCTGCAATGGATCCGCGCATCGAAAAGATTCGCCAGCTTCTTAACGAACTGGATGTAGAGACCGCGAATGCTCCCAAGGGAGACGCTGGATTCTCAGCGCTCGAATTGCCCGACATCATCGGCGAAATCGTCGATGACCTGCAACCGATCCTGACCGCCTATGACGCTGCTTTCTACTGGTTTCTCTTTCGCCATTCCATTGCGAAGGACGGCAATCCGCAAATCCGCGTAAGCCGCAGCAGCTTGCGGCGTGCGGTGGTGAAGTCGTCCTACACAAACGCCGCCGAAAACAATATTTCGATTGGCAAAGTGCAGGACACGCTGCATGCACTCGAAGAGATCGGCGCAATCCAGAAACTTGGCGAACCTAATCGCCAGGGAACCCTCTATCGCGTCCTCATCCCCGACGAGATCGAGGCATGTCGCAAGTTTCGCGCCGAACGCATCGCTGAAGAGACAGCCTTATTCCCCATCAACAACAAGGGACAGCACGAACGGCGCATGCAGGTTTTCGAGCGGGACGGCTACAAGTGCCGCCATTGCGAGAAGCAGCTCACGCGCTTCACCGCGACAACAGATTATGTGAAGTCTCCTCAAGAAGGGGGAGACGAGAGCGCTGAGAATCTGCTTACCACCTGCGCCGATTGCAATTCCCGCTCGCGAGAAAATGCTTCGTAATGGATGAATGAATGGCAAATGGAGCCCAACTTGCTCAGGTTTTGGTTACTTCTAACGCATCCGCAGATGTTGAATCGGCCAAAGCTTCCGGAACTGTTCTTGACAATCGAGCGCTGACTCCTCAGTATCATCAGCACACTGAGATTGCCCAAAGCCAGAGCTGAGAACTAGCAACATAGGTTTCTCAGTTTTGAGCCGTCGTTTGCCATGCTTGGCCATTCGGCTAGTCGAAATGAAATGCAACGGTATCCCGGGTCAGATCACTACATGGAAAACACTGATCACTCTCATCACGAAAGGATTGTGGATGAATCGAGATACAAAAGCAGCATTTGTCTTGACGCTGTCCTCTATTTTTATTAGCGGCTGCTGCCAGACTGGTTCTCCCTGCGAAAATACATCCATTGGCCCCAGCACTGGTGAAATAGTTGGAGTTGCCGTAGGCGCTGTTGCTGGGACTGCTGTAGTGGTTGGGACCATCGTCGCAGTCAATCACGACCGCCACACCTTGAAGGGATGTGTCTCGTCAGAGCCCGGTGGTCTTCAGCTGACAAGAGACTCGGACAAGAAGGTCTTTTCCCTGACCGGGGCGTCCGCTGGTATCAGACTAGGCGAAAAGGTCAAGCTGCATGGAACAAAACAGAAGCAACGGAAAGGTACCCCAGGCAATCAACAGTTCTTCGTCGAAAAAGTGACGAAAGACTTGGGACAGTGCCAAGTCTCCATGTCCGCGCCTCCTCCAGGTTCCGCGCCAAGTCACTAAGGTTCCATCCATGCACAGCGAGCAGAGCGCGGCCGCGCCAGCTCTGCAAATTACCTTGTCATTGCAGATTCACGAGGTTTCGTTAGAAAGGGTGAGTTCGGTAACTCGTAAGGCTCTGCATGACGGCAGACCGTTAGCACGCGGGAAGCTACGTTGTCGGGTGTGCCCGATGCTCCGGCATCAGCTTTCGCAGTGCGTCTGCATAGTGTTCGGGAAGTGCTTTGCGCTTCAACTGGTCATCGCAGACAACATGCACCGTTTCGCCTTCCGCCAGCAAGGTCGGCTTCGCGCCATCTGCTCCCTTGCGCAAGATTCGATAGGCAAACTTCAGCACCGATCCGCGTAGCATCGCAGGATGCGTCTCAATCAGAATTTCGTCGTCATATTTCGCGGGGGAACGATAGCGGCACGTAGCTTCCACTACGGGAAGAATGCACTCGTGCTCTTTCTCCAGTTGGCTGTATGCGAGACCGAGCGAGCGCAGCAGTTCCACGCGTCCCAGTTCAAACCAGACCAGATAATTCGCGTAATAGACAATACCCATCTGGTCGGTCTCTGCATAACGCACGCGCACCTGGTGGGTAATGACTGGCATAGCTTCTTCAGTGGTCAGGGTTCAGTGGTCAGAAAACCCAAGGCCCTAAAACTTTGAACTAAGAACTGTGAACTGAAAACTGTCTTCAGGGTTTGAGGTGCGAGAAGATCTGCAGTTTGCTGAAGTCGTTGAACATGATGAACGCGAAGAACGCCACCAGCACCACAAAGGCGGCCTGGTAGATGCGCTCTTTCACAATCATGCTGATGTCGCGCCGCATGATGCTCTCAATCATCAGCAGCAGGATCAATCCCCCGTCGAGGATTGGAAATGGCAGGAGGTTCAGGATGCCGAGATTGAGGCTGATGCCAGCGGCAAGTTCAAACTTGGCCAGCCAGTAGCGTTCCTTGACTGCCTGACCTGCTGCGACCGCGATGCCCACCGGGCCGGAAAGCTGCTTCACCGAAACCTGGTGTGTGAGCACCTTCTTCAGCACGTTCACAATCATCAGCGAGCCATCCGCGCAGAAGTCTCGCGATTCCTTGACAGCGCTCACAAAAGTCATCGGCTCGGTCCGAACTGGCACTTCTCCGGGCAGTTCCGGGAGGAAGCCGAGGCGCCAGCCCCCTTCCTGAACATACGGATGAACCGTGATCGGCGGCAGCATTACTCCTTTGCGATCGATCGCAAGGACCAAGGGACTGCCCTTCCCCGTCTGCATGTAATCCACCAGCGGAAAGACCGTATGGAAGGCATGGCCATCGACGGAGATAATCTTGTCGCCGGACTGCAGACCCGCATTCTGGGCCGGCGAATTGGGACTGACCTGGTCGATCTGGATCGGAGTCTGGGTGTACTGCACAAAGATGCCGGCTTTACTCAGGTCATCGCGCATTGCATCGATGGTGCCCGGCAGATGGATGAATGTCTGCAGACTTGCGCCATTGCGATTTACGGTGACTGGAACGGTCTTATTTGTGTTCTCTCCGACAAGATCGTGGAACTTCTGGTAGTCGGGATTCGCGGTATTGTCGAAAGCCGCAACGGTGTCGCCCGGCTTCAGGCCAGCCTGGTCGGCTGCTGAGCCGGGAGTGACCCATTCGAGCTTTGTGGTCCGGATATCCGGCACTTCGTTAATGAAGTTGAAGTAGAACAGCATCAGCACGAACGCAAGAATGAAGTTGAAGACCGGGCCTGCCACGCCAATCAGCATGCGTTGCCAGCGGGGATGGTTCATGAACGAGCCAGGGTCGTCCACCAGTGCTTCTTCAGAATGAACATCGTCTGGATCTTGATCGTTGAGCCGTTCCGCCGCCTGGATACCCACAGGCGTGCCGGGAACCATGGCGACTTCGCCGGGGTTCTCGCCCGTCATCTTCACAAATCCGCCAAGTGGCAGCAGGCAGACCTTGTAGTCGGTGTCTCCGTAGCGAATGCCGAAAAGGCGCGGTCCAAATCCAACCGAGAAGGCCTCGACGCGAACTCCACAGTGTTTCGCGGCCAGAAAGTGGCCAAGTTCGTGCACCACTACCATCAAGCCGACGAGGACGATGAAAGCTACAGCGGAAACAAGAAAGTCATGCATAAACGAGAGAATTCAGACCTCACAAATGGCGCGACCCAGCGCAGCAAAGTTTCGGACTCAGCCAACTAGCGCGCTAGCCTTGGCACGCGCTTCCCGGTCCGATGCGAGCACCTCGGCGATGGTTGCGGGGTGCGACTCCGGCGTGGACGCAAGCACTTTTTCAATTGTACCCGGTATGCCGTTAAAGGGGATTTTGCGCTCCAGGAACGCTTCTACGGCCACCTCGTCGGCAGCATTTAGGGCGATGCAATGAGCGCCCCCCTTTTCGGCTGCTTCGTAAGCCAGGCGCAAGCAGGGAAAGCGCTCGAAATCCGGTTCCTCAAACTCGAGATGCCGTAGAGCAGCAAGATCAAAGGTCAAAGTCGATGCCGGACGCTCGGGAAAAGCGAGTGCGTACAGAATCGGCAACCTCATATCCGTCACTGAGATCTGCGCCAGGATTGACCCATCCACATATTCCACCAGCGAGTGGACCGTCGACTGCGGATGCACCGTGACCCGCACCTTGTCCGGGGGAACGTCGAACAGCCTGCAGGCCTCAATGATCTCCAGCCCCTTATTCAGCATGGTGGCCGAATCAATGGTGATCCGACGCCCCATCACCCACGTCGGGTGCTTCAACGCCTCTTCCGGGGTGATGTGCGCAAACTCGGCCAGCGGCGTCTTCCGGAACGGGCCGCCTGAAGCTGTCAGCCAGATCGTCTTCACCTCGGCATGAGCGCCGACCCGCATGCACTGGTGTACCGCGTTGTGTTCGCTGTCGATCGGTAAAATCGGGACATTTCTTTCGCGGGCGGCAGCCGTCAAAATCTCTCCCGCGGCGACCATGCATTCCTTGTTGGCCAGTCCAACGGGCTTGCCAGCAAGAATCGCCGCATGGGTAGCTTCAAGGCCGGCGACTCCGACAATCGCTGAAACCACAAAGTCCGCCTCGGGGTGGGTGGAGCAGGCCACAGTTCCCGGCGCTCCCCAGACGACTTCGGTATCGGTCGCTCCCGCCTTCTTCA
It encodes:
- a CDS encoding 4Fe-4S binding protein; amino-acid sequence: MSAQPVQLPPPSSKKKPLVRRLSPDQSQSTRHIVQGLFLLLNGWLGLQFFLWARYFERGGSGMFVPRPAGVEGWLPIAGLMNTKYLFLTGHVPAIHPAAMFLFIGFMLMSLLLKKAFCAWLCPVGTFSEFLWKLGRRVYGRNLHPPRWADIALRSLKYVLLGLFVAVIAAMSASALEDFMATPYGIVADVKMLNFFRDIGITAAVVIGLLVLLSTLVQNFWCRYLCPYGALMGLASLLSLVKIRRDQEACVDCGKCAKACPAGIAVDKLVQVRTVECTACMECVAVCSAQNALQLALPPRKASTPAERWRRRVLTPLTVCGVLAYIFFGLVLFARTTNHWKTDLPRSVYMQLVPRANQLTHPGM
- a CDS encoding HNH endonuclease, with the translated sequence MDPRIEKIRQLLNELDVETANAPKGDAGFSALELPDIIGEIVDDLQPILTAYDAAFYWFLFRHSIAKDGNPQIRVSRSSLRRAVVKSSYTNAAENNISIGKVQDTLHALEEIGAIQKLGEPNRQGTLYRVLIPDEIEACRKFRAERIAEETALFPINNKGQHERRMQVFERDGYKCRHCEKQLTRFTATTDYVKSPQEGGDESAENLLTTCADCNSRSRENAS
- the rseP gene encoding RIP metalloprotease RseP; translation: MHDFLVSAVAFIVLVGLMVVVHELGHFLAAKHCGVRVEAFSVGFGPRLFGIRYGDTDYKVCLLPLGGFVKMTGENPGEVAMVPGTPVGIQAAERLNDQDPDDVHSEEALVDDPGSFMNHPRWQRMLIGVAGPVFNFILAFVLMLFYFNFINEVPDIRTTKLEWVTPGSAADQAGLKPGDTVAAFDNTANPDYQKFHDLVGENTNKTVPVTVNRNGASLQTFIHLPGTIDAMRDDLSKAGIFVQYTQTPIQIDQVSPNSPAQNAGLQSGDKIISVDGHAFHTVFPLVDYMQTGKGSPLVLAIDRKGVMLPPITVHPYVQEGGWRLGFLPELPGEVPVRTEPMTFVSAVKESRDFCADGSLMIVNVLKKVLTHQVSVKQLSGPVGIAVAAGQAVKERYWLAKFELAAGISLNLGILNLLPFPILDGGLILLLMIESIMRRDISMIVKERIYQAAFVVLVAFFAFIMFNDFSKLQIFSHLKP
- the dxr gene encoding 1-deoxy-D-xylulose-5-phosphate reductoisomerase, giving the protein MKRLAILGSTGSIGQSTLSIVEQFADRYQVATLAAGRNVDEAFAQTLRWRPKLVSLATEESADELRARLKKAGATDTEVVWGAPGTVACSTHPEADFVVSAIVGVAGLEATHAAILAGKPVGLANKECMVAAGEILTAAARERNVPILPIDSEHNAVHQCMRVGAHAEVKTIWLTASGGPFRKTPLAEFAHITPEEALKHPTWVMGRRITIDSATMLNKGLEIIEACRLFDVPPDKVRVTVHPQSTVHSLVEYVDGSILAQISVTDMRLPILYALAFPERPASTLTFDLAALRHLEFEEPDFERFPCLRLAYEAAEKGGAHCIALNAADEVAVEAFLERKIPFNGIPGTIEKVLASTPESHPATIAEVLASDREARAKASALVG
- a CDS encoding thioesterase family protein, whose amino-acid sequence is MPVITHQVRVRYAETDQMGIVYYANYLVWFELGRVELLRSLGLAYSQLEKEHECILPVVEATCRYRSPAKYDDEILIETHPAMLRGSVLKFAYRILRKGADGAKPTLLAEGETVHVVCDDQLKRKALPEHYADALRKLMPEHRAHPTT